In Rhodococcus pseudokoreensis, the DNA window GCCTGACCGGTGAGACCGACGGCCCACCGATCAAGGCCGGTGTCCCGATGGCCGACTTCGTCGGCTCCTTCCTGCTCGGATTCTCGATCGTCTCCGCGCTGCGTGCCCGCGATCTCAACGGTCACGGCCAGAAGGTCAGCGTGAATCTGCTGGACGGCCAGATCGCGATGCTCGCCAACATCCTGACGCACTACGACCGCACGAAGGTTCCCGTACGACCGCAGGGCGGAGGACATCCGCAAATCGCTCCGTACCAGCCCTACCAGGGCGGCGACGGCAAGGACTTCATCGTCGCGTGCCTCAACGACCGGTTCTGGCTGCGCTTGACCAAGGTCATCGACCGCCCCGAACTGGCCGACGACCCGCGCTTCGTCACCAACGCAGACCGCGTCGCGAACCGTGGAGCGCTCAACGACATTCTCATCCCGATCTTCGCGGGGCACACCACCGCGAGCTGGCTCGAACGCCTCGACCAGGTCGCGGTGCCGTGCGGACCCGTTCACCGGCTCGAGGACGTCTTCACCGAACCGCAGGTGGTGCACAACCATTCCATCACCGAACTCGAGCACCCCATCCACGGTCGCTACCCGGTCCCCAACACGCCGTTCCGGCTCCACGGAACGCCCGCCCAGCCCCGGGGCTACGCACCGCTTCTCGGTGAGCACTCGGTCGAGATCCTGGGGGAAGCCGGCTTCACCCACGACGAAATCCGCGCACTGCTCGACAAGAGTGTGGTCACGACATCCACCGTCACCGAGCCGGCATAGACGGTGCTCCGATGACCACCACGACTGCGGACTACACCTGGCCCAGCGAACTCGCCGAACTGCGCGACGTCGTCGCGGCATTCCGTGAGCGCCACGCCGGCGAGGCGGCGGTGCGCACGCTCGCCGAGACGACTACACCACTCGATTCGCGAACCTGGCAGATCATGGCCGAACAACTCGGATTGGCCGGACTGACCGTCCCCGAGGAACTGGGCGGTGCCGGGGCGGGCTACGAATTCCTCGCGGTCGCGATGGAGGAACTCGGCAAGTCGCTCCTGCCGTCACCGCTCCTGGCCACGACGGCACTCGCGATCGGCACGCTGATGCGGGCCGGCGACGCGTCAGCGCGCGAGCGCCTGGTTCCGGCCCTCGCGGCGGGGCAGATCACCGGCACGCTCGGTTACACCGGCGCCGACGGTCATTGGGACCCGGCGCGGAAACCACAGGTGCGGGCGACACGGAACGGGGACGGTTGGCGGCTGGACGGCACCGTTCACCACGTCCTCGACGGTGCCTCGGCCGATCTCGTTCTCGTGGTCGCCGACACCGACGAGGGTTCGTCGGTGTTCGCTGCCGAAGGTCCGCTACCCGGCCTCGTCCGCTCGCCGATGGCGACTCTCGACGGCACCCGGAGCCAGGCCCGGCTCGACTTCCACGACGTTCCGGCGACCGCGGTCGGAGTGCTCGGTGCCGCGGCGCCCACGGTCGAGGCCGTCCTCACCCGTGCGGCCGTGCTGCTGGCGGCCGAACAGGTCGGGGGAGCGCAGTACTGCCTCGACACCGCGGTGACATACGCCGGGACCCGCACGCAGTTCGGGCGGGCAATCGGTTCGTATCAGGCGATCAAGCACAAGTGTGTCGATATGTATCTCGAGATCGAATCAGCGCGTGCGGCAGTGTATTACGCTGCGTCCTGTCTGACGGTGAACTCGGCCGACGCCGAGCCGGCCGCGTCCATTGCCAAGACGCTCGCGTCGGCGGCGTTCGACCGCGCCTCTGCCGACAGCATCCAGATCCACGGCGGAATCGGATTCACGTGGGAACACCCGGCGCACTTGTACTTCCGGCGGGCGATCTCCACCCGCGCGCTCTTCGGAGACCCGCGCAGGCACCACGAAGTCGTGGCCGCCTCTCTACTGGACCGAACTACACGCAGCGACGCCTCGACGTCGCCTCCCGAATCCCGGAGGGTGCAATGAAGGTCGACGATGAACGTGTCCTGTCGGACGACGGACTCGAGAACAGAGCCTTGTCGTTTCTGGCCGATCGCCGCCGACGCAGTCGCACGCAGGGTGCACTCGTGTGGGGCGAGGGGGATGACGGTGCGGTAGCGATCTGGGACGACCCCGATCCCGACGTCGAGCGTGCCGAACTCGACGTCGCGCGCACCTACCGCCGCGCGCGCTTCGATGCCGGTTTGGGCTGGCTCGACGGGCCCGTCGAGCACGGGGGCGCGGGGCTGAGCGCCGCATCCCAGCGCCGTTTCGCGGCGCTCGAGGCGCAGTTCGACACTCCCTCACAGGCATTCTTCAAGCTCGACCGGGTGCTGACGCCGATCTTGCTCCGCTACGCGGATCCGGAGATCGCCCGGCAACACGTCCGAGGCCTGTTTCGCGGCGATGTCATCGGATGCGAGTTGTTCAGCGAACCCGGAGCCGGCTCCGACCTCGCGAGTCTCACGACGAAGGCGGTACTGGACGGTGACACCTGGATCGTCGACGGCCAGAAGGTCTGGACGTCGGATGCCCACTACGCCGATATCGGGCTCGCGCTGTGCCGCACCGAATCCCAGGTGTCCGGGCGCAAAGGTCTGACTGCGTTCCTGGTGGACATGCGGCAACCCGGCGTCGAGGTGCGGCCGTTGCGGCAGATCACCGGGGGCTCCTCCTTCAACGAGGTGTTCCTCACCGGTGTCCGCGTCCCCGATTCCCACCGAATCGGGGCCCGCGGTCAGGGGTGGGAGGTGGCGCAGGAAACGTTGAAGATCGAACGCACCGCGATCGGTGTGGGGATGGGGCGGGGCGGTGCCGGTGTGGCCAACGGGGAGCGCCTGGTCGCGCTGGTCCGGTCCCTCGGCCTGGAGAACGACCCCATCGTCCGGCAGCGATTGGCCGAGGTAGTCATGGCGTTCCGGGCGGCGAAGCATCTCCAGCACGTCACCAGCGCACGGCGCCGGGCCGGGGACAACCCGACGGCGTCTCCACTACTTGCGAAGCTGACACTGTCCAACAACCTGCGTTTGGCATCGCGCTTCGTCACCGATCTGCTCGGTCCGCGGCTCGCTGCCGACACCGGCGAATGGGGCACGTTCGCGTGGAATCAGTTCGTCCTCGGAGAGCCGGGCATGCACATCATGGCGGGCACCGACGAGGTAGTCCACAACATGATCGGCGAACAGGTCCTCGGGCTGCCACGAGAACCGCGACCGCAGTCGTGAGCGCCGAGACGGTGCCCTGCCACCACGCCCCGGCAATGGCTCCGGCGCATCTGCCCGCGCTCTGTGTGGCCGACGTCGACGCGGCGGCGGAGCGAATCTCGACGGTCGTGCCGCCGACGCCGCTCGAATATTGTGAGCGTCTGTCGGAACTCACCGGTGCCGAGGTCTACCTCAAACGTGAGGATCTCACCCGCGTCCGTTCGTACAAGTTGCGCGGTGCTTACAACGTCATGGCGCAGCTTTCTCCTCGCGAACGTGAGGCGGGCGTCGTCACGGCTAGTGCGGGCAACCATGCCCAGGGCGTGGCGTATGCGTGCCGGGCCATGGGGGTGGCGGGGCGGATCTACGTGCCCACCCGAACTCCGGAGCAGAAGCGGGATCGCATCCGTGCTCACGGCGGGGCGTTCGTCGAGCTCATTGCGGTCGGCGACACGTTCGACGCGGCGGCGGAGGCCGCGGCTGACGACGTCGCGCGCACCGGGGCCACGATGGTTGCGCCGTTCGACGACGCCCGTACCGCGGCGGGGCAGGGCACCATCGCCCGCGAGCTACTCGCCCAGTTGCCCTCGGCACCGGACCTGGTTCTGGTTCCGGTGGGCGGTGGTGGCTGCCTTGCCGGAATCGGCGCCTACCTGCAGGCCACGTCGTCGTGCACGTCGATCGTCGGGGTGGAACCGTCCGGTGCGGCATCGATGGCCGCCGCGCTCGCCGCGGGCGGTCCGGTGACGCTGCCGGATGTGGATCCGTTCGTCGACGGGACGGCCGTCAAGCGCGTCGGTGACATCCCGTACGCGGTGGTATCCCGTCTCGACCGGATCACGATGACTCGGGTCGACGAGGGTGCGGTGTGCACGGCGATGCTCGACCTGTATCAGAACGAGGGCATCATCGCCGAGCCGGCCGCCGCGCTGTCCGTCGCCGCACTCGCGGGACTGCCGATCGCACCGGGGACGACTGTCGTGTGCGTCATTTCGGGTGGCAACAACGATGTTTCGCGCTACAACGAGGTCATCGAGCGATCCCTCGTGCACCGAGGTCTCAAGCACTACTTCCTGGTGGACTTCCCGCAACAGCCCGGCGCGCTGCGCCGGTTCCTCGATCAGGTGCTCGGTCCCGACGACGACATCACCATGTTCGAGTACATCAAGCGCAACAACCGCGAGTTCGGTGCCGCACTCGTGGGCATCGAACTGCAGGAGGCCGACACTCTGCCGTTGATCCTCGCGCGGCTGGACGCCTCACCACTGGAGGTGCAGCGCATTGCGCCGGGCACACAGGAGTTTCGGTACCTCATCTGACTGACGCAGGTTCTTCCACCGAACCGCCAGGCCCGGGGGTGTTCACAAATTGCGAGCAAGGATGCGGGCATTGGTAGTTCAGTGACCTGACTGGCCGGTAAACACGCGTAACAGGGACCCATGATTACACCTGATTCCGCGTGCAGCGGGCGCCGTCGCGCAATACGGGCGAAGGAAGAGAGGACTGGCTCACCGCAAATGTTCACCCCGTATCTCCGGCCGACGGAGCCTGTGGGCCTGCCGGTTCGCGGTGTTGGTGCTGAAAAACATTTCCGCAGCATCCCGTGGAAATCCCGTGTCAGCGCACTTTTGCTCTGCAGGGGGCAAATTGGGGAGGATGACTGCCCCGAAACCATCTGGGGTGGCAATCCGCAGGGTCCGCAACAGTTGCCCGCTGCCAGGCCGGGCTGATTCCTGGGTGTCTATGTGGACACCGGTTCGGATACGTGGGCGCGTAGCCAGCGGGCTGCCTCGTGGCGGTAGCTGTCGATGCCCTTGTAGGCGGCGATGTCGGCCGGTAGTTCGGAGATGATGGTGGCGAGTTGTTCGCTCCACTCGGGAATGGTGACGATGTCTGACAGCGGTGTCAGGTAGGTATGAATATTGAATACCAGCGCTCCGGTCAAGGGAAGACGAATGAGATGTTCGAGTTCGATCCGTAGTTGCACGCGGCCGTAGTCCCCGGCGGTGGTGAGTGCCGGGAAGTCGTGCTCCCACTCGGGTCGAGTTTCGAGGCTGGTGTCGCGCTGGGGGGATCCGACGGCGGCAAAGGTCCAGTTGACGCGTCGATAGATGCGATCGGTTGTGAGTCGCCGCATGAACTGTTGGGCTCGTCCGGTAATTCCGCCATTCGTCAACCCGGGAACTGGGCGGTGAATCTCGTTGAAGTTCATGCCCACATCGAATTTGACCGACCAGTCGGCGGCGAAGGTCACGAAGGCAGCGTCGAACCAGAGTTGGTCGTGGCGTTCGGTGAGCAGGAGTATGTCGTCGGGAACTTGGCAGCCGATGAAGGTGAGCGGGTCCTCCGGAAGCGTGGACAGCTCACCCATCTCGAAGTGCTGATCGATGTCGAGCAGGGTGTTGCGCCAGTGATAGCGGTTGGTGTCTCGGGTCAGTTGCATGGTGTCCGGGTAGGAGTCGGCCATCTGTCGCATCAGAAAGAGCATGACGTCCCAGCATGCTGGCATCATGTGCGGCAGAATCTGTACGCGACCTGGGTCTTTCGCGAGGATCTCCCGTTTGAGCTGCATCATTGATGCGTATTCGAGTCCGAGATCCACGACGTGCCGCCCCCAGCCGCCGGCCGGGGTCGGTGTGTAGCGGGGCGCGGGCTCGACGTTGACCGCGTACCGGAAGGTGTCCTCGCCGGCGGGGAATGGCCAGGGCAAGCAGTTCAGGTCACTCTCGAGTAGTTCGATCACGGTGCTTCGCTCCAGACAAGGTGGGTGGATTCGGGGAATGGTTTGGCGGCAGCTCAGGCCACTGATGCCAGGTACATCGCGCGATGCGACGACGTGTGTGGTCGCACGAGAAGATCGCGACGACAGCCCGAGCACTCCGCGGTCGTATTCGGTTGGGCAATAGTCCGGGTGGCGGTGTCGCAGTGCGGGCAGTACACGTGGATCGCGTCCACGTGAGTGATGTGGACGAACATCTCGCACGGTAGTACCCCGTGGGACCGTGCCGCCGCCACGGCCTGCATCACCTCGAACTCGGGTCCGCAGATCATGATGCGGATCCCGACTGTGCTCGACGCGATGAGGTCGCCCACGGTGGCGGCGCTGGAAGCGGTGTGTTCCGAGATTGACCGCTGTGCGTCGTGAAGTGCACGAGCCCATTGTTTTGCTTTGGCGGCGGCGCTGGGCGCCTCCCCGAGGATGACCAGAAGGTAGTGGCGTCCGGTCAGATCCATGCTGGCGGCGGTGATTCCGACTGCGCTGGTGGCCGTTCCGGCGTCATGGTCGATGCTCGTCATGGCTGGTGTTCCTTGCGTTCGCGGATTTGATGTGGGCTGGGGAGTGCGCGGGGTTCGGGGTGTGACGCCGCCGGGCGGTGCCGTGGTCACAGGTCCAGCTCCAGTGCACCGGCCGCGCGGGATACGCAGGGCATGAGCGCGTCACCGCGGTCCTTTTCGTCGTCGGTGAGGAACAGGTCGCGGTGTTCGATCCGGCCGCTGCGCACAGGGAGTTTGCACTCCCCGCAGACACCCTGTCGGCACAGATTCGGCACGTTGACCCCTTTGTCGAGAAGGGCCTCGAGCAGGCTGGTGTCGGGACCGACCGGCACCGTGGTTCCTGTGCGGGCGAGGGTGGCGGTGAAGGGTTCACCTGCAGCGGAGATCGCGGACGAGAACGGTTCCGAGTGGACACGCTGAACCGGCCAGCCCCGCGCGAGCGCTGCTTCGGCCACGGCACCGATCATCGGGGCGGGACCGCAGGTGTACAGATGGGTGCCGATCGGTTGGCGGGACAACGCGGGCGTCATGTTGTCCCAGAACTGTTCCGGCGTATGCACAGTCGTGAGACGGCCGTCGCACAGCGACGCCAACTCGGGGAGATGAGCACCGAATCCGGGGCGAAAGGAATAGATCACCTCGAACGAACGGCCCCACTGCACCGCCGCCCGTACGTGCGAGAGGATGGGGGTGACCCCGATGCCGCCGGCGACGAGGACATGGTGGCGAGCAGACGCGACGGGGGCAAATGCGCTGCGTGGGCCGGAGATCGTGATCGGATCGCCGACGGCCAGATTGTGCACCCATCGGGAACCACCGGCACCGGCGGGATCCAGTCGAACCGAGATCGAGTAGTGGTTCGGTTCGATGGCGGGGCCGGTCAACGAGTAGGAATTGCGCGACCCCGGTTTCCAGGTGACCGCGATGTGGCTACCCGGTGTGAAGGAGGGCAGCGTTCCGCCGCCGACGGGTGCGAGCACGACCTCGCGGATGTCCTCGCACAGCATGGTGGTGCCGGTGACGACGACGGACAGTTCGGATGCCACTGCCGTGGATGTGGTGGTCACCTCGATAACCTCAGTCAAGGCAGGTCCTCCAGATCTGCTCGATTGCTAGAGACGGGGCAGGTACGGGCGGAACCGCCGGGGGAGGGCTACGCGCGCCTGCTCACGCCGGTGGTGGCCGTCCTCGGTGTCACGGTTCTACGGCGCGAACGAGCGGTGACCGACGTAGAACGCGAGCGCCCCGGCGGGTGTGGTGAATCGGATCCGCGAGCCTTTGGGGAAGAAGATCGCATCGTTGGGCTTGGCGACCTCCGTCTGGCCGGTGTCGAGGTTCTCGAGGAGGAACTCGCCATCGAGCACCACCTTCATCTCGTCGTATTCGTAGAGGTAATCGAGTGGGGCATCGGTGTGCCGCAGCCCGAAGTACCCGGCTGACATTTCCGAACCGTCCGGGTTGGCGTAGACGTCGTCGATGAACCCTTCCGTGCCGGGGTACTCTGAAGTCGGCATCTGCGGCAACGACTTCCAGAACTCCGTCGTGACGCGGAACGGGGAAACCGTCGTGGTGGACGCGGTGGGGTCAGGGGACATCATCGACTACTCCTCGGATTCAGTGCTTGCGTGCCATATCGGCACTAGAAGGCAACGTGTGTGAAACCAAAGATAGTGTGAGGAAACCCTGAATCGGTTACGGAACTGTTAACGCTGGTGACGTTTCGGTACCGCAATGGAGAAAAATTTGAACAGAAACCATTGTGTTGCAACCGGCTACGTTCTTCTTGATGGGATTGCCAAGCCCGATGGCGGAAAATGGAGAATGCGACGAGGCGACCAGTTTGATAACTACTGGTGGTATCTGTTTCTCTAAGAGAGCTACCGGCTCGAACTGGTCATCCGACGCGGGTGATCAAGCTGTCGTGGTTCGCGGCGATGGATCGCAGTGTCGCGATGGCGGTTCGGACCCGGGCGAGCCGTTGTAATTCTCGCGGCACGATCAGCCAGTACTTGCGCAGTACGGTGACCTCTTCGGGCAGTATCCGCACGAGCGTCGGGTCCGGGTCGCCGACGTAGAGCGGGAGGGCGGAGACGCCGAGGCCGGCGGCGGTGGCGGTCCACTGGCCGGTGATGTTGTTGGTTTGGATGCGCGTGCGGTGCCCGGGGAGGACTTCGTCGAGGATACGCAGCGCCGGCACGTCGAGCAGCGAGTCGACGTACCCGATCAGCGGATGATCGTGCAAGTCGAGGACGTGGGAGATCCGTGGATGCGATTCGAGGTATCCCGCGCTCGCGTACAGACCCAGGCGGTAATCGGCGAGTTCGCTGATGTCCACCGCCCGCGGCGACGGCCGTTCGAGGGTCACAGCGACGTCGAACTCTCGGGTTGCGAGAACGTCGTGCCTTGTGGCGGTCACGATTTCGATGTCGAGGTCGGGGTTCTGTGCGCACAACTCGTCGAGATGGGGGGCGAGGATGAACGCCCCGAACCCGTCCGGGGTGGCGACTCGCACGGTTCCCGACAGTCGCCCGCCGCCCGAGGCGGCCCCTTCCATCGCCGCGAGCAACGCGGATTCGATCGACTCCGCCTGTACCACCAACTCGTGTCCGGCGTCGGTGAGCACCCACCCGGTCGGCACTCGGTCGAACAGCCGGTTCCCCAGTGCCCGCTCGAGGGCGGTGATCCGCCGGCCCACGGTCGAGTGGTTGACACCGAGTCCTTTGCCCGCCGCCACCAGGCGCCCGGTCCGAGCCACTTCGAGGAAATAACGCAGGTCGTCGGCATCGATCACGCCTCACACTAACCGATCGGTGTGCAAATATGCACAGGCGTGTGCCCAATTCGGTGTTGTGATCTGCACCGAACGCAGTGAGACTTGGTTCACACCCCGATGCGGCCGACGCGAAACAGACCTTGTCAGGCCGCGCAGAGATCCTTCGACTCGAGTGGTGCCCAGCGGGAGCGAGCCGCCGCCGGGACTCGGGTTCCGCTCCGTATCGCCTGCAATGAGGAGAAACACGTGCAAGACAACGACACCCACGGAGGGCTGCACACTCCGTTGAAGCAGAAACACCTGACGATGATCGCGTTGGGTGGAACGATGGGGGCGGGACTGTTCATCGGGTCGGGGGCGATCATCAGTGCGGTCGGACCGGCCGCCATCGTCACCTACGCCCTCACCGGGGTGCTGATCCTGCTGGTGATGCGGATGCTCGGTGAGATGGCTGTCGCGAACCCGCGGACCGGTT includes these proteins:
- a CDS encoding dimethylamine monooxygenase subunit DmmA family protein, producing MTSIDHDAGTATSAVGITAASMDLTGRHYLLVILGEAPSAAAKAKQWARALHDAQRSISEHTASSAATVGDLIASSTVGIRIMICGPEFEVMQAVAAARSHGVLPCEMFVHITHVDAIHVYCPHCDTATRTIAQPNTTAECSGCRRDLLVRPHTSSHRAMYLASVA
- a CDS encoding acyl-CoA dehydrogenase family protein, encoding MKVDDERVLSDDGLENRALSFLADRRRRSRTQGALVWGEGDDGAVAIWDDPDPDVERAELDVARTYRRARFDAGLGWLDGPVEHGGAGLSAASQRRFAALEAQFDTPSQAFFKLDRVLTPILLRYADPEIARQHVRGLFRGDVIGCELFSEPGAGSDLASLTTKAVLDGDTWIVDGQKVWTSDAHYADIGLALCRTESQVSGRKGLTAFLVDMRQPGVEVRPLRQITGGSSFNEVFLTGVRVPDSHRIGARGQGWEVAQETLKIERTAIGVGMGRGGAGVANGERLVALVRSLGLENDPIVRQRLAEVVMAFRAAKHLQHVTSARRRAGDNPTASPLLAKLTLSNNLRLASRFVTDLLGPRLAADTGEWGTFAWNQFVLGEPGMHIMAGTDEVVHNMIGEQVLGLPREPRPQS
- the ilvA gene encoding threonine ammonia-lyase IlvA, which encodes MAPAHLPALCVADVDAAAERISTVVPPTPLEYCERLSELTGAEVYLKREDLTRVRSYKLRGAYNVMAQLSPREREAGVVTASAGNHAQGVAYACRAMGVAGRIYVPTRTPEQKRDRIRAHGGAFVELIAVGDTFDAAAEAAADDVARTGATMVAPFDDARTAAGQGTIARELLAQLPSAPDLVLVPVGGGGCLAGIGAYLQATSSCTSIVGVEPSGAASMAAALAAGGPVTLPDVDPFVDGTAVKRVGDIPYAVVSRLDRITMTRVDEGAVCTAMLDLYQNEGIIAEPAAALSVAALAGLPIAPGTTVVCVISGGNNDVSRYNEVIERSLVHRGLKHYFLVDFPQQPGALRRFLDQVLGPDDDITMFEYIKRNNREFGAALVGIELQEADTLPLILARLDASPLEVQRIAPGTQEFRYLI
- a CDS encoding PDR/VanB family oxidoreductase translates to MTEVIEVTTTSTAVASELSVVVTGTTMLCEDIREVVLAPVGGGTLPSFTPGSHIAVTWKPGSRNSYSLTGPAIEPNHYSISVRLDPAGAGGSRWVHNLAVGDPITISGPRSAFAPVASARHHVLVAGGIGVTPILSHVRAAVQWGRSFEVIYSFRPGFGAHLPELASLCDGRLTTVHTPEQFWDNMTPALSRQPIGTHLYTCGPAPMIGAVAEAALARGWPVQRVHSEPFSSAISAAGEPFTATLARTGTTVPVGPDTSLLEALLDKGVNVPNLCRQGVCGECKLPVRSGRIEHRDLFLTDDEKDRGDALMPCVSRAAGALELDL
- a CDS encoding LysR family transcriptional regulator, with protein sequence MIDADDLRYFLEVARTGRLVAAGKGLGVNHSTVGRRITALERALGNRLFDRVPTGWVLTDAGHELVVQAESIESALLAAMEGAASGGGRLSGTVRVATPDGFGAFILAPHLDELCAQNPDLDIEIVTATRHDVLATREFDVAVTLERPSPRAVDISELADYRLGLYASAGYLESHPRISHVLDLHDHPLIGYVDSLLDVPALRILDEVLPGHRTRIQTNNITGQWTATAAGLGVSALPLYVGDPDPTLVRILPEEVTVLRKYWLIVPRELQRLARVRTAIATLRSIAANHDSLITRVG
- a CDS encoding cupin domain-containing protein yields the protein MMSPDPTASTTTVSPFRVTTEFWKSLPQMPTSEYPGTEGFIDDVYANPDGSEMSAGYFGLRHTDAPLDYLYEYDEMKVVLDGEFLLENLDTGQTEVAKPNDAIFFPKGSRIRFTTPAGALAFYVGHRSFAP
- a CDS encoding heme-dependent oxidative N-demethylase family protein: MIELLESDLNCLPWPFPAGEDTFRYAVNVEPAPRYTPTPAGGWGRHVVDLGLEYASMMQLKREILAKDPGRVQILPHMMPACWDVMLFLMRQMADSYPDTMQLTRDTNRYHWRNTLLDIDQHFEMGELSTLPEDPLTFIGCQVPDDILLLTERHDQLWFDAAFVTFAADWSVKFDVGMNFNEIHRPVPGLTNGGITGRAQQFMRRLTTDRIYRRVNWTFAAVGSPQRDTSLETRPEWEHDFPALTTAGDYGRVQLRIELEHLIRLPLTGALVFNIHTYLTPLSDIVTIPEWSEQLATIISELPADIAAYKGIDSYRHEAARWLRAHVSEPVST
- a CDS encoding acyl-CoA dehydrogenase family protein → MTTTTADYTWPSELAELRDVVAAFRERHAGEAAVRTLAETTTPLDSRTWQIMAEQLGLAGLTVPEELGGAGAGYEFLAVAMEELGKSLLPSPLLATTALAIGTLMRAGDASARERLVPALAAGQITGTLGYTGADGHWDPARKPQVRATRNGDGWRLDGTVHHVLDGASADLVLVVADTDEGSSVFAAEGPLPGLVRSPMATLDGTRSQARLDFHDVPATAVGVLGAAAPTVEAVLTRAAVLLAAEQVGGAQYCLDTAVTYAGTRTQFGRAIGSYQAIKHKCVDMYLEIESARAAVYYAASCLTVNSADAEPAASIAKTLASAAFDRASADSIQIHGGIGFTWEHPAHLYFRRAISTRALFGDPRRHHEVVAASLLDRTTRSDASTSPPESRRVQ
- a CDS encoding CaiB/BaiF CoA transferase family protein, coding for MPHDDNLQMPGDRLPLSGVRVVDLSQVGAGPYAASLLGDLGADVIKIEPPTGESFRYIDNLFGVGDSAYFYGVNRSKRSLTLDLHESEGMDVLRRLVADADVMIVGFRPDAVTRLGIDYESMGKLNDQLVYCQLTAFGEDGPRAHQPGMDLLGQAIGGIMGLTGETDGPPIKAGVPMADFVGSFLLGFSIVSALRARDLNGHGQKVSVNLLDGQIAMLANILTHYDRTKVPVRPQGGGHPQIAPYQPYQGGDGKDFIVACLNDRFWLRLTKVIDRPELADDPRFVTNADRVANRGALNDILIPIFAGHTTASWLERLDQVAVPCGPVHRLEDVFTEPQVVHNHSITELEHPIHGRYPVPNTPFRLHGTPAQPRGYAPLLGEHSVEILGEAGFTHDEIRALLDKSVVTTSTVTEPA